The Devosia sp. A16 genome includes a window with the following:
- the dgoD gene encoding galactonate dehydratase produces MKITGIETVVVNAVHRNWIFVKVLTDQAGLWGWGEATLEWKTRAVKGTIDDLAPFLIGEDPLRIEHLVNTMTRFSFWPLGSIGLTAVSGIEQALWDIKGKALGVPVWQLLGGRVRDKVRVYTHLRRGDSSVRVPNTDISRFCDAVQETVEMGYNAIKLGFVPYTGYDAPLPAVRHVEKLAAAVRERVGDGVEIMTDFHGRPDSLDAAIAYIKAIEPIKPLFCEEVIQPGDTAAMADIARRVDCPLATGERLFTPREFLEVAQTRAVAYIQPDLAHCMGFTGGRKIAAIAEAAHMGVCPHNPMGPVAGAVALQFDAATTNFVIQEEAVGIVPWFEEICSSYPLTLVDGAWPIPEAPGLGIEIDEKAAARHPFAQEVIPATESVLADGRIANW; encoded by the coding sequence ATGAAAATCACCGGCATCGAAACCGTCGTCGTCAACGCCGTGCACCGCAACTGGATCTTCGTGAAGGTGCTGACCGACCAGGCGGGCCTGTGGGGCTGGGGCGAGGCGACGCTCGAGTGGAAGACCCGGGCCGTGAAAGGCACCATCGACGATCTCGCGCCCTTCCTCATCGGCGAGGATCCGCTGCGCATCGAGCACCTCGTCAACACCATGACCCGCTTCAGCTTCTGGCCGCTCGGCTCGATCGGGCTCACCGCCGTCTCGGGCATCGAGCAGGCGCTGTGGGACATCAAGGGCAAGGCGCTGGGCGTGCCGGTGTGGCAATTGCTGGGCGGCCGGGTACGCGACAAGGTGCGCGTCTATACCCACCTGCGCCGCGGCGACAGCTCGGTCCGGGTGCCCAACACCGACATCTCGCGCTTCTGCGATGCGGTGCAGGAGACGGTGGAGATGGGCTACAACGCCATCAAGCTCGGCTTTGTCCCCTATACCGGCTATGACGCGCCCCTGCCCGCCGTGCGCCATGTCGAAAAGCTCGCCGCCGCGGTGCGCGAGCGGGTCGGCGACGGCGTCGAGATCATGACCGATTTCCACGGCCGCCCGGATTCCCTCGATGCCGCCATCGCCTACATCAAGGCGATCGAGCCGATCAAACCGCTGTTCTGCGAGGAAGTGATCCAGCCCGGCGACACCGCCGCCATGGCCGATATCGCCCGCCGCGTCGATTGCCCGCTCGCCACCGGCGAGCGGCTGTTCACCCCGCGCGAATTTCTCGAAGTGGCCCAGACCCGCGCCGTCGCCTATATCCAGCCCGACCTCGCCCATTGCATGGGCTTTACCGGCGGCCGCAAGATCGCCGCCATTGCCGAGGCCGCGCATATGGGGGTGTGCCCGCACAACCCGATGGGCCCGGTGGCCGGCGCCGTGGCGCTGCAGTTCGACGCCGCGACCACCAATTTCGTCATCCAGGAAGAAGCGGTCGGCATCGTGCCCTGGTTCGAGGAGATCTGCTCGAGCTATCCCCTCACCCTGGTGGACGGCGCCTGGCCGATCCCCGAGGCCCCCGGCCTCGGCATCGAGATCGACGAGAAAGCGGCGGCCCGCCACCCCTTCGCCCAGGAGGTGATCCCGGCGACGGAGTCGGTGCTGGCCGACGGGCGCATCGCCAACTGGTAG
- a CDS encoding GntR family transcriptional regulator — MSAFKARPPVGIDPTGVSEEGAAVYELIRDDIISGRLEANARLVVAELSERHRAPANAVREALQLLRSQGFVLIVHNKSARVRPIDQDFVRDTYEIGVLIEPSMVRWFVGMATTADIAALERIQDQIEANNFADQVLHGELDTQFHNVMYERHYNHLAAELWWKHREVLRAVARRYQYTLVRQAQVMREHRELIRLVKLGDAEKAASLIAVHVDGAGRHVLEQMRAATSRRAG, encoded by the coding sequence ATGAGTGCATTCAAGGCCCGCCCGCCCGTGGGCATCGACCCCACCGGGGTGTCGGAGGAAGGGGCCGCGGTTTACGAGCTGATCCGCGACGACATCATCTCGGGCCGGCTCGAAGCCAATGCGCGGCTGGTGGTGGCCGAACTCTCCGAGCGGCACCGCGCCCCCGCCAATGCGGTGCGCGAGGCGCTGCAGCTGCTGCGCTCGCAGGGTTTCGTGCTGATCGTCCACAACAAGAGCGCCAGGGTCCGCCCGATCGACCAGGATTTCGTGCGCGACACCTACGAGATCGGCGTCCTGATCGAACCCTCGATGGTGCGCTGGTTCGTCGGCATGGCCACCACCGCCGACATCGCCGCGCTGGAACGCATCCAGGATCAGATCGAAGCCAACAACTTCGCCGACCAGGTGCTGCACGGCGAGCTCGACACCCAGTTTCACAACGTCATGTACGAGCGGCACTACAACCACCTCGCCGCCGAGCTCTGGTGGAAGCACCGCGAGGTGCTGCGGGCCGTGGCGCGGCGCTACCAGTATACCCTGGTGCGCCAGGCGCAGGTGATGCGCGAACACCGCGAGCTGATCCGGCTGGTCAAGCTCGGCGATGCCGAGAAGGCCGCCAGCCTGATCGCCGTGCATGTCGATGGGGCCGGCCGGCACGTGCTCGAACAGATGCGGGCTGCCACTTCACGACGCGCCGGCTGA
- a CDS encoding N-acetylglucosamine kinase: protein MSSPHSLLTPLSIGIDIGGTKTHLRALPDDGGAERDLIVASASWRRRDWNEDAEALLGLVGQLAGGAPVAAIGIGAHGCDDAEECKAFESAVAARTGARVAVVNDAELMPLALGFPGQIGVVAGTGSIAVCRPAPDRMLVAGGWGWIVGDEGSAAALVRQAVRAVALHFDRGGDATEPLAAAILASLEVKAVPRLGSTLGQLRTAAEVGVHAVAVFAAAERGSRLAQAVIREGGQMLAELAALLDRRGAGASHVVAGGSVIVEQPSLWAAFVAGLGETAPHLTAHLFTGKPVEGACALARLSR, encoded by the coding sequence ATGAGTTCTCCTCATTCTCTCCTCACCCCGCTATCGATCGGCATCGATATCGGCGGGACCAAGACGCACCTTCGGGCGCTCCCCGATGACGGGGGCGCCGAGCGCGACCTGATCGTCGCAAGCGCGAGCTGGCGCCGGCGCGACTGGAACGAGGATGCCGAGGCGCTGCTCGGGCTGGTCGGCCAGCTTGCCGGCGGGGCGCCCGTCGCCGCCATCGGCATCGGCGCGCACGGCTGCGACGACGCCGAGGAATGCAAGGCGTTCGAGAGCGCCGTGGCGGCGCGCACCGGCGCCAGGGTTGCGGTGGTGAACGATGCCGAACTGATGCCGCTGGCGCTGGGCTTTCCCGGACAGATCGGCGTCGTCGCCGGCACCGGCTCGATTGCCGTCTGCCGGCCGGCCCCCGATCGCATGCTGGTCGCGGGCGGCTGGGGCTGGATCGTCGGCGACGAGGGCAGCGCCGCGGCGCTGGTGCGGCAGGCGGTGCGCGCGGTGGCGCTGCATTTCGACCGCGGTGGCGATGCCACCGAACCGCTCGCCGCCGCCATCCTCGCCTCGCTCGAGGTCAAAGCAGTGCCGCGGCTCGGCAGCACGCTGGGGCAGTTGCGCACCGCCGCCGAGGTCGGGGTGCATGCAGTGGCCGTCTTCGCGGCGGCCGAACGCGGTTCACGGCTGGCCCAGGCGGTGATCCGCGAGGGCGGCCAGATGCTCGCCGAACTCGCCGCTTTGCTCGACCGGCGCGGCGCCGGGGCCAGCCATGTCGTGGCGGGCGGCAGCGTGATCGTCGAACAGCCGAGCCTCTGGGCCGCCTTCGTCGCCGGCCTCGGGGAAACCGCGCCGCACCTCACCGCGCATCTGTTCACCGGCAAGCCGGTGGAAGGCGCCTGCGCGCTGGCGCGGCTATCGAGGTAA
- a CDS encoding ABC transporter ATP-binding protein — translation MAFLDISSVSKSFGSVSILSDVDLKIDKGEFVVFVGPSGCGKSTLLRMISGLEEISAGTISIEGEVMNDVEPADRGAAMVFQSYALYPHMTTFQNVSFGLRMAHKARDFIAARVSEAAAILQLDKLLERKPGQLSGGQKQRVAIGRAIVREPRVFLFDEPLSNLDAELRVQMRAELTELHRRLGTTMIYVTHDQVEAMTLADKMVVMSGGHIQQAGPPLTLYDDPDNRFVAGFVGSPRMNFLAAQLVAADAGSVRLSGVGGAADISLPIGGVDGGARAVTLGIRPEHLAIATDGATGELEGRVTLVEELGAESFVHLTLGDGTSVIVRARRDAARAGTSVRLELDPSRALLFERDGLRIRGSAGRQ, via the coding sequence ATGGCTTTCCTCGATATTTCCTCGGTCTCGAAGTCGTTCGGCTCGGTCAGCATCCTGTCCGACGTCGATCTCAAGATCGACAAGGGCGAGTTCGTGGTGTTCGTCGGCCCCTCCGGCTGCGGCAAGTCCACCCTGCTGCGGATGATCTCCGGCCTCGAGGAGATCAGCGCCGGCACCATCTCGATCGAAGGCGAGGTGATGAACGACGTCGAGCCGGCCGACCGCGGCGCGGCGATGGTGTTCCAGTCCTATGCGCTCTACCCGCATATGACGACGTTCCAGAACGTCTCGTTCGGCCTCAGAATGGCGCACAAGGCGCGCGATTTCATCGCCGCGCGGGTCAGCGAGGCCGCCGCGATCCTGCAGCTCGACAAGTTGCTCGAGCGCAAGCCGGGCCAGCTCTCCGGCGGGCAGAAGCAGCGCGTCGCCATCGGCCGGGCGATCGTGCGCGAGCCGCGGGTGTTCCTGTTCGACGAGCCGCTGTCGAATCTCGATGCGGAACTCAGGGTGCAGATGCGGGCCGAACTCACCGAGCTGCACAGGCGGCTGGGCACCACCATGATCTATGTGACGCACGACCAGGTCGAGGCGATGACGCTCGCCGACAAGATGGTGGTGATGAGCGGCGGCCACATCCAGCAGGCCGGGCCGCCCCTGACCCTCTATGACGACCCCGACAACCGGTTCGTCGCCGGCTTTGTCGGCTCGCCCAGGATGAACTTCCTCGCCGCGCAGCTCGTCGCTGCCGATGCCGGCTCGGTCAGGCTGAGCGGCGTCGGCGGGGCGGCCGACATCAGCCTGCCGATCGGCGGGGTCGACGGCGGCGCCCGGGCGGTGACGCTCGGCATCCGGCCCGAGCACCTAGCGATCGCGACAGATGGCGCGACCGGGGAGCTCGAGGGCCGGGTGACCCTCGTCGAAGAGCTGGGGGCGGAGAGTTTCGTCCATCTCACGCTGGGCGACGGAACATCCGTCATCGTCCGGGCGCGGCGGGACGCGGCGCGGGCCGGCACCAGCGTGCGCCTCGAGCTCGACCCGAGCCGCGCCCTGCTGTTCGAGCGCGATGGGCTGCGCATCCGCGGGAGCGCCGGCCGGCAATGA
- a CDS encoding ABC transporter substrate-binding protein: MSEHGFGRALARGMLSAALAGSLMASTALAAEGIDISKWSPEYVRSIAGTETFDTVGHCNSVTPTDYKGKLTFWYQGIFEADPQIMRDNYRDFFAAFRATYPGIELTEQGITYNELLDKFRTALLGNSAPMAIRLQILGGTEFAAKGYLEELKPEDVGYKPEDFWPGAMKAVTWDGKTYGIPTNNETMAFIWNADIFKRAGLDPDNPPATWDDVVSYSKQIHDKLGISGYGLVAKQNAGNTPYRYMPQLWGYGGGVFDEADPNPTYGEVRLDSPESIRSLQASYDMYVRDKSVPVSALTNTQGENQAPFISGQLGMMISHPSEYARMVELAGAATGADKAVADTVLENMRYGLIPTGPSGKRAVVFGGSNIHIVKSEFVEGGKVDEPAAKALICMWTSPEWSLKLAWAGSNPGNVNGFKTEWMKERLDTIKFLDVTTSMLPNGIPFPALPEAPEIMNIIVPDMLQNALTGNMTVEQAAKDAADKVRKIHGGGGL, translated from the coding sequence ATGTCGGAACACGGATTTGGCCGTGCGCTCGCGCGCGGCATGCTGTCGGCTGCGCTGGCCGGCAGCCTGATGGCCTCGACGGCGCTGGCCGCCGAAGGCATCGATATCAGCAAGTGGTCGCCCGAATATGTGCGCTCGATCGCCGGAACGGAGACCTTCGACACGGTCGGGCACTGCAACTCGGTGACCCCGACCGACTACAAGGGCAAGCTGACCTTCTGGTACCAGGGGATCTTCGAGGCCGATCCGCAGATCATGCGCGACAATTACCGCGATTTCTTCGCGGCGTTCCGCGCCACCTATCCGGGGATCGAACTCACCGAGCAGGGCATCACCTATAACGAGCTGCTCGACAAGTTCCGCACTGCGCTGCTCGGCAATTCGGCGCCGATGGCAATCCGCCTGCAGATCCTCGGCGGCACCGAGTTCGCCGCCAAGGGCTATCTCGAAGAGCTCAAGCCCGAGGATGTGGGTTACAAGCCCGAGGATTTCTGGCCCGGCGCGATGAAGGCGGTGACCTGGGACGGCAAGACCTACGGTATTCCCACCAATAACGAGACCATGGCGTTCATCTGGAACGCCGACATCTTCAAGCGGGCCGGGCTCGACCCGGACAACCCGCCCGCCACCTGGGACGACGTGGTCAGCTATTCCAAGCAGATCCACGACAAGCTGGGCATCTCGGGCTATGGGCTGGTCGCCAAGCAGAACGCCGGCAACACCCCCTATCGCTACATGCCGCAGCTCTGGGGCTATGGCGGCGGGGTGTTCGACGAGGCGGACCCCAACCCGACCTATGGCGAGGTGCGGCTCGACAGCCCCGAGAGCATCCGCTCGCTGCAGGCCTCCTACGACATGTATGTGCGCGACAAATCTGTGCCGGTTTCGGCGCTGACCAACACGCAGGGCGAGAACCAGGCGCCGTTCATTTCGGGGCAGCTGGGGATGATGATCTCGCATCCTTCCGAATATGCGAGGATGGTCGAACTCGCCGGCGCCGCCACCGGGGCCGACAAGGCGGTGGCCGACACCGTGCTCGAGAACATGCGCTACGGGCTGATCCCCACCGGGCCCAGCGGCAAGCGCGCCGTGGTGTTCGGCGGCTCCAACATCCACATCGTCAAGTCCGAGTTCGTCGAGGGCGGCAAGGTGGATGAGCCGGCGGCCAAGGCGCTGATCTGCATGTGGACCAGCCCGGAATGGTCGCTGAAGCTGGCCTGGGCCGGCTCCAACCCGGGCAATGTCAACGGCTTCAAGACCGAGTGGATGAAAGAGCGGCTCGACACCATCAAGTTCCTCGACGTCACCACCTCGATGCTGCCCAACGGCATCCCATTCCCGGCGCTGCCCGAAGCGCCCGAGATCATGAACATCATCGTGCCCGACATGCTGCAGAACGCGCTGACCGGCAACATGACGGTGGAACAGGCCGCCAAGGACGCCGCCGACAAGGTGCGGAAGATCCACGGTGGCGGCGGGCTCTAG
- a CDS encoding mandelate racemase/muconate lactonizing enzyme family protein: MKITGVRPWLVKASTSYWGEYLFVEVTTDEGISGWGEITSTTRIANRALAAILRQVSHQIEGEDPSRIERLWHKLFRSFTYMGSRGAACECVSAIDIALWDIRGKVLGLPVYELLGGAVRDEIALYTHPDQSKFTSDEAVVAEITDIVKSGHTALKFDPFPYQGDRERRDGYLDGMLSRADEKKAADLTALIRRTAGPEVEILIDAHGRFDVPTAIRLCRSLEEAGQIDWFEEPVPPESLDALKQVREKVSAAISVGERAHTKWDFVPILENKLADYIMPDVTWTGGITEMKKIAILAEGYYVPISPHDAGGPINVLAGAHVMMTVPNFYKLETSRWDLSGYNELMHTRLDNSNGALKLPRVPGLGIEMNRDYLEDNEIRTA, from the coding sequence ATGAAGATCACCGGCGTCCGGCCCTGGCTGGTCAAAGCCAGCACCTCCTACTGGGGCGAGTACCTGTTTGTCGAAGTGACCACCGACGAGGGGATTTCGGGCTGGGGCGAGATCACCTCGACCACCAGGATCGCCAACCGGGCGCTCGCCGCCATCCTCAGGCAGGTGAGCCACCAGATCGAGGGCGAAGACCCCAGCCGCATCGAGCGGCTGTGGCACAAGCTGTTCCGCAGCTTCACCTATATGGGCAGTCGCGGCGCCGCCTGCGAATGCGTCAGCGCCATCGACATCGCGCTGTGGGACATCCGCGGCAAGGTGCTGGGACTGCCGGTCTACGAGCTCTTGGGCGGCGCGGTGCGCGACGAGATCGCGCTCTATACCCATCCCGACCAGTCGAAGTTCACCTCCGACGAAGCCGTGGTGGCCGAGATCACCGACATCGTGAAGTCGGGGCATACGGCGCTGAAGTTCGACCCGTTCCCCTATCAGGGCGATCGCGAGCGGCGCGACGGCTATCTCGATGGCATGCTGTCGCGCGCCGACGAGAAAAAGGCCGCCGACCTCACCGCGCTGATCCGCCGGACGGCCGGCCCGGAAGTCGAGATCCTGATCGACGCGCATGGCCGCTTCGACGTGCCCACCGCCATCCGGCTCTGCCGTTCGCTCGAGGAAGCCGGCCAGATCGACTGGTTCGAAGAGCCGGTGCCGCCCGAGAGCCTCGATGCGCTCAAGCAGGTGCGCGAAAAGGTCAGCGCCGCCATCTCGGTGGGCGAGCGCGCCCACACCAAGTGGGATTTCGTGCCGATCCTCGAGAACAAGCTCGCCGACTACATCATGCCCGACGTCACCTGGACCGGCGGCATCACCGAGATGAAGAAGATCGCCATCCTCGCCGAGGGCTATTACGTGCCGATCTCGCCGCACGATGCGGGCGGGCCGATCAACGTGCTGGCCGGCGCCCATGTGATGATGACGGTGCCCAACTTCTACAAGCTCGAAACCTCGCGCTGGGACCTCAGTGGCTACAACGAACTGATGCACACCCGGCTCGACAACTCCAACGGCGCCCTGAAACTCCCCCGCGTCCCCGGCCTCGGCATCGAGATGAACCGGGACTATCTCGAGGATAATGAGATCAGGACGGCGTGA
- a CDS encoding SDR family oxidoreductase encodes MQRTFPKPPFPPQKQPYPGLASRMDPVPDHGEKSYEGRGRLTGKKALITGGDSGIGRAVAIAFAREGADVAISYLNEEEDAAEVKAVIEGAGRKCLLLPGDLADPEHCRSLVARTVEAFGGLDVLVNNAARQSYFESIEEIPDEEWEKVLAVNISAMFYLTKAAVPHMQPGSSIINTASKQADEPSPELLAYAVTKGAIQNFSAGLCQLLAKRGIRVNTVAPGPVWTPLGPATLPEQNVAEFGQQVPFKRPAQPVELAPPYVMLASDEASYISGATIAVTGGKPVI; translated from the coding sequence ATGCAGCGCACCTTCCCCAAGCCCCCCTTCCCGCCGCAGAAGCAACCCTATCCGGGCCTCGCCAGCCGGATGGACCCGGTCCCCGACCATGGCGAGAAAAGCTACGAGGGGCGGGGTCGGCTCACGGGCAAGAAGGCGCTGATCACCGGCGGCGACTCCGGCATCGGCCGCGCCGTCGCCATCGCCTTTGCGCGCGAAGGGGCAGACGTCGCCATCTCCTACCTCAATGAAGAGGAGGACGCGGCCGAGGTGAAGGCGGTGATCGAAGGGGCCGGCCGCAAGTGCCTGCTGCTGCCGGGCGACCTCGCCGACCCCGAGCATTGCCGCAGCCTCGTGGCGCGGACCGTCGAGGCTTTCGGCGGGCTCGACGTGCTGGTCAACAACGCGGCGCGACAGAGCTATTTCGAGAGCATCGAGGAGATCCCCGACGAGGAGTGGGAAAAGGTGCTGGCGGTGAACATCTCGGCGATGTTCTACCTCACCAAGGCGGCGGTGCCGCACATGCAGCCCGGCTCCTCGATCATCAACACCGCCTCCAAGCAGGCGGACGAACCTAGCCCCGAACTGCTCGCCTATGCGGTGACCAAGGGAGCCATCCAGAACTTCAGCGCCGGACTCTGCCAGCTGCTGGCTAAGCGCGGCATCCGCGTCAACACCGTGGCGCCGGGCCCGGTGTGGACCCCGCTGGGGCCGGCGACCCTCCCGGAACAGAACGTCGCCGAGTTCGGCCAGCAGGTGCCCTTCAAGCGCCCGGCCCAGCCGGTCGAGCTGGCGCCGCCCTATGTGATGCTGGCGAGCGACGAGGCGAGCTACATCTCGGGCGCCACCATCGCGGTGACCGGCGGCAAGCCGGTGATTTAG
- a CDS encoding BTAD domain-containing putative transcriptional regulator: protein MVELRLKTARLLLAWLMLRPAQSGSRDEIAALLWSERDEAQARQSLRQTLAVLRRALGAGVGEVLEVDREKLTLAAGAVRSDVAALLDARADSAIDDLERAVARYRGEFLEGLSIRDPVGQQWLEARRAELRAMATRRFEWLLTAYDRAGRHRDAEPVASRLLEIDPLAEEGHRALIRVHLAAGQRALAMRQYQRCRDILARELSVEPADETKALLRGTPGSAPDQPATVSVVREQPLGRTQQAHNLPRQMTSLVGRDREVEDVLARLSRYRLVTLTGPGGAGKTRMAVETGFRLAGGYADGIWLVELASIADPQLVGEALCGALGVPVAGDRAAVESAIAHLQQRQVLLILDNCEHLVAASARLIEMLLDACPSVSILVTSRESLSVPGESLYRVPSLAYPARTETISPADAAAYSAVQLFVDRAAAMIEGFALDDANATAVASICRQVDGIPLAIELAVGRLRMMGPEWLAANLSASFLTLRRSGQAGPRHHQTLRAMLDWSYDLLEVREQVLLRRLAVFAGGCSLASAMQVASGAPIAEDEVFDLLSSLVEKSLVAVDLTEAEPRYRLLETTRRYGLDKQDELGEPGRQRQLAHYLIDRFTEAGESWPTTPTLTWLGRYEPELDNVRASLEWAFGPAGEAGLGVELATLSLRLWDELSLFRERARWSELAMQRIDDTAPPAIAARLHLSRTSNSAHGDSSGFSYADQAVRLFRSADRPLDLGEALGRAGAALLTMETIDKALPYLEDALKVLEPLGPTKPLASCLRSKGVAAYLAGDVAAARTLIGRSMAVCRTVGDSRGVTSAQIALAEMDFIAGDVASAIEGIRRMLGGTDHNRRQATLGLANLASYLLSDGKTALARQAAGESLREARALGWPAAIVRAAEHLALVAALEGEAELAARLLGFTEAFYAKGSASREWTEQVTHQRLVTELSMRLSPARLGEAMAEGAGWSEAQAIEAASVVGRGPHPRH from the coding sequence GTGGTCGAGCTCAGGCTCAAGACGGCACGCCTGCTGCTGGCCTGGCTCATGCTCCGCCCGGCGCAAAGCGGCAGTCGCGACGAGATTGCCGCGCTGCTGTGGAGCGAACGGGACGAGGCCCAGGCCCGCCAGAGCCTGCGCCAGACCCTGGCCGTGCTGCGGCGCGCCCTCGGTGCAGGGGTCGGCGAGGTGCTCGAGGTCGATCGCGAGAAGCTCACACTTGCCGCGGGCGCCGTGCGGTCGGACGTAGCGGCGCTGCTGGACGCCCGGGCCGACAGCGCCATCGACGATCTCGAACGCGCCGTCGCCCGCTACCGCGGCGAATTCCTCGAGGGCCTGAGCATCCGCGATCCGGTCGGCCAGCAATGGCTCGAAGCCCGGCGGGCCGAACTCCGCGCCATGGCCACGAGGCGCTTCGAATGGCTGCTGACGGCCTACGATCGGGCCGGACGACATCGCGATGCCGAACCTGTCGCCTCTCGGCTGCTCGAGATCGACCCCCTCGCCGAGGAAGGGCATCGCGCCTTGATCCGGGTCCATCTGGCCGCCGGACAGCGGGCGCTGGCCATGCGGCAATACCAGCGCTGTCGCGATATCCTGGCGCGCGAACTGTCGGTCGAGCCGGCAGACGAAACCAAGGCGTTGCTGCGGGGCACACCCGGGTCGGCGCCGGACCAGCCGGCAACGGTGTCCGTGGTGCGCGAGCAACCGCTCGGCCGGACGCAGCAGGCGCACAACCTGCCCCGTCAGATGACCTCGCTGGTGGGGCGCGACCGCGAGGTGGAGGACGTTCTGGCGCGCCTCAGCCGCTACAGGCTGGTAACCCTGACCGGGCCCGGCGGAGCGGGCAAGACCCGCATGGCGGTCGAAACCGGCTTCCGGCTCGCCGGCGGCTACGCCGACGGAATCTGGCTGGTTGAGCTGGCCTCGATTGCCGATCCGCAACTGGTGGGGGAAGCCCTGTGCGGGGCGCTGGGGGTGCCGGTGGCCGGCGATCGGGCGGCCGTCGAGAGCGCCATCGCCCATCTGCAGCAGCGCCAGGTGCTGCTGATTCTCGACAATTGCGAGCACCTGGTTGCCGCTTCGGCGAGGCTCATCGAGATGCTGCTCGACGCCTGCCCGTCCGTCTCTATCCTCGTGACCAGCCGCGAGAGCCTGTCGGTCCCCGGCGAGAGCCTCTATCGGGTGCCCAGCCTCGCTTACCCGGCCCGCACCGAGACGATCAGCCCGGCTGATGCCGCCGCTTACAGCGCCGTGCAGCTGTTCGTCGATCGCGCCGCCGCGATGATCGAGGGCTTCGCGCTGGACGACGCCAACGCGACCGCCGTCGCCAGCATCTGCAGGCAGGTCGACGGCATCCCGCTGGCCATCGAACTGGCGGTGGGGCGCCTGAGGATGATGGGCCCCGAATGGCTGGCCGCCAATCTCAGCGCGTCGTTTCTGACGCTGCGGCGCTCCGGCCAGGCCGGCCCCAGGCATCACCAGACCCTCAGGGCCATGCTCGACTGGAGCTACGATCTGCTCGAGGTCCGGGAGCAGGTGCTGTTGCGCAGGCTTGCCGTCTTTGCCGGCGGCTGCTCCCTGGCTTCGGCGATGCAGGTCGCCAGCGGCGCACCGATTGCCGAGGATGAGGTGTTCGACCTCTTGTCCTCGCTGGTGGAGAAGTCGCTGGTCGCGGTCGATCTGACCGAAGCCGAGCCACGCTACCGGCTGCTCGAGACGACGCGGCGCTATGGTCTCGACAAACAGGACGAGCTCGGCGAACCGGGCCGGCAGCGGCAGCTCGCCCACTACCTGATCGATCGGTTTACCGAGGCCGGAGAGAGCTGGCCCACCACCCCGACGCTCACCTGGCTGGGCCGCTATGAACCCGAACTCGACAATGTGCGCGCCTCGCTCGAGTGGGCCTTCGGACCCGCGGGCGAGGCGGGCCTGGGCGTTGAGCTCGCGACGCTGAGCCTGAGGCTTTGGGATGAGCTGTCCCTGTTCCGCGAACGCGCGCGCTGGAGCGAACTGGCGATGCAGCGCATCGACGACACCGCGCCTCCCGCCATCGCGGCGCGCCTCCACCTGTCGCGGACCTCCAACAGCGCGCATGGCGACTCCTCCGGCTTTTCCTATGCCGATCAGGCGGTTCGCCTGTTCCGTTCCGCCGATCGTCCGCTCGATCTGGGAGAAGCCCTGGGTCGGGCCGGAGCCGCATTGCTGACCATGGAGACCATCGACAAGGCGCTTCCCTATCTCGAGGATGCCCTGAAAGTGCTCGAGCCGCTGGGGCCCACCAAGCCGCTTGCCAGTTGCCTGCGCTCCAAGGGGGTGGCGGCGTATCTGGCTGGCGACGTCGCGGCGGCCCGGACGCTGATCGGCCGGTCGATGGCCGTGTGCCGGACCGTCGGCGATTCCCGCGGCGTCACCAGCGCGCAGATCGCGCTCGCCGAGATGGACTTCATTGCCGGCGATGTGGCGAGTGCCATCGAAGGCATCCGGCGCATGCTCGGCGGCACGGACCATAACCGCCGGCAGGCCACCCTCGGCCTCGCCAACCTCGCCTCCTATCTGCTGTCGGACGGCAAAACGGCCCTGGCGCGCCAGGCGGCCGGCGAAAGCCTGCGCGAGGCGCGAGCCCTCGGCTGGCCGGCGGCCATCGTGCGCGCCGCAGAACACCTGGCGCTGGTCGCCGCACTTGAAGGCGAGGCCGAGCTTGCCGCCCGGCTGCTCGGCTTCACCGAGGCGTTTTATGCCAAAGGCAGCGCCAGCCGGGAATGGACCGAGCAGGTCACCCACCAACGCCTGGTGACGGAGCTGTCGATGCGCCTGTCACCGGCGCGCCTCGGCGAAGCGATGGCGGAGGGCGCCGGCTGGAGCGAGGCGCAGGCCATCGAGGCGGCAAGCGTCGTGGGCCGGGGACCGCACCCGAGGCATTAG